Proteins co-encoded in one Pseudomonas fluorescens genomic window:
- a CDS encoding PilN domain-containing protein has protein sequence MRALNLDFQPRPRSGPLGWSLLGGGVLLALMCFGLQQHLGDQAEQQQGHLQHTQRQLTGDSGSKTTLSPAETREQAQNLAEMRKVSQQLRRPWERLFAMLEAMPRDDIALLTLTPDARKGQVRISAEARDLQAMLDFHKRLEASDELSDVSLLSHEIVVKSPEQPVQFNLSATWEMGDANP, from the coding sequence ATGCGCGCCCTGAACCTGGACTTCCAGCCCCGCCCGCGTTCCGGCCCGTTGGGCTGGAGCCTGCTCGGCGGCGGCGTGTTGCTTGCGCTGATGTGCTTCGGCCTGCAGCAGCACCTCGGCGATCAGGCCGAACAACAGCAAGGTCACCTGCAACACACCCAGCGCCAGCTCACTGGCGACAGCGGCAGCAAGACAACGCTGAGCCCGGCGGAAACCCGCGAACAGGCGCAGAACCTCGCGGAAATGCGCAAGGTCTCGCAGCAGTTGCGCCGCCCCTGGGAGCGCCTGTTCGCCATGCTCGAAGCCATGCCGCGCGATGACATCGCCTTGCTGACCCTGACCCCGGATGCACGCAAAGGCCAGGTGCGGATCAGCGCCGAAGCGCGGGATCTGCAAGCGATGCTGGATTTCCACAAACGGCTGGAGGCCAGTGACGAGCTGTCCGACGTGTCGCTGCTGAGCCACGAAATCGTCGTCAAATCGCCGGAACAACCGGTGCAATTCAACCTGTCGGCGACCTGGGAGATGGGCGATGCGAATCCCTAG
- a CDS encoding GspMb/PilO family protein, giving the protein MRIPRLIVHEYLQGLGVPGLAGLALLLVTVAWALGGLLPGWQSLQQLSQQTQEASEYLAKVEDGSIAPPVVPQRQLDDFRNKLPAQPQATVAIDRIYALAAQEHITLARGEYALGVDPKTHLARYQILLPVRGSYPQLRRFLHALLGQLPAVVVEDVEFQRKKIADTDLSGRIRMTLYLSRS; this is encoded by the coding sequence ATGCGAATCCCTAGACTGATCGTTCACGAATACCTGCAAGGCCTCGGCGTACCGGGCCTGGCCGGTCTCGCGCTGCTGCTGGTCACGGTTGCCTGGGCACTCGGCGGTTTGCTGCCGGGCTGGCAATCGCTGCAACAGCTCAGCCAGCAAACCCAGGAAGCCAGCGAATACCTGGCCAAGGTTGAGGACGGCAGCATCGCGCCGCCCGTGGTGCCGCAGCGTCAGCTCGATGATTTCCGTAACAAGCTGCCGGCCCAGCCGCAGGCCACCGTCGCCATCGACCGCATCTACGCCCTGGCCGCGCAGGAGCACATCACCCTGGCACGCGGCGAATACGCCCTCGGCGTCGATCCCAAGACCCATCTGGCGCGCTACCAGATCCTGTTGCCGGTGCGTGGCAGCTACCCGCAACTGCGCCGTTTCCTGCACGCCTTGCTCGGCCAGTTGCCGGCGGTGGTGGTGGAAGACGTCGAGTTTCAACGCAAGAAGATTGCCGACACCGACCTCAGCGGCCGGATCCGTATGACCCTTTACCTGTCGAGGTCGTGA
- a CDS encoding secretin N-terminal domain-containing protein yields the protein MNRSRLLMSLGLCAGLAACSSAQVANKEAADLIEQGQYEAGLARIEEGLRENPRDTELHLLLNSGRAKAITALLTSGDTDRARRDFASARTAYSRVLTIEPNNRRAQDALRQLDYLRSMDEKLELARGDLRRGDIYGADRQVKQILELDPKNDGALELQGNIRLVQSRNVIQYPQLRTRLDRPVTLEFRDANLKTIFEVLSQVAGLNFIFDKDLRPDMKATIFVRDVRIEDAVQLLLQQNQLHQKVVNENTLLIFPDSPQKLKDYQELVMRTFYLTSIDANTALNMIKTMLKTRDVFVDERLNTLTMRDTEDAVRMAEKLLQSQDQSNPEVVLEVEVMEVATQRILDLGLQWPNTFGVVNSDGSAVSILDQLKGINSSRISISPSPQAKINAQDNDINTLASPVIRVSNREQARIHIGQRVPIISATSVPSTQGPVITESVTYLDVGLKLEVQPTVHLNNEVAIKIALEVSNATPLEPTRQGTIPVQVDTRNAQTSLRLHDGETQILAGLMRNDHGATGNKIPGLGDIPGLGRLFGSNKDTIGKSELVLSITPRIVRNLPYQSPSDMEFPTGTETSMHIQAPDRSQSYSMPAPAAQPRAVGEAAVATTRVTVEKP from the coding sequence ATGAACAGATCCCGTTTGCTGATGAGCCTTGGCCTGTGCGCCGGGCTGGCCGCGTGCAGCTCCGCGCAGGTCGCCAACAAAGAGGCCGCCGACCTGATCGAGCAGGGGCAGTACGAGGCGGGCCTGGCCCGGATCGAGGAAGGCTTGCGGGAAAATCCGCGGGACACCGAGCTGCACCTGCTGCTCAACAGTGGCCGCGCCAAGGCGATCACCGCGCTGCTGACCTCCGGTGACACCGACCGCGCCCGCCGCGATTTCGCCTCGGCCCGCACCGCCTACAGCCGGGTGCTGACCATCGAGCCGAACAACCGCCGCGCCCAGGATGCCCTGCGCCAGCTCGACTACCTGCGCAGCATGGACGAGAAACTGGAGCTGGCCCGTGGCGACCTGCGCCGGGGCGACATCTACGGCGCCGACCGCCAGGTCAAACAGATCCTCGAACTCGACCCGAAAAACGACGGCGCACTGGAGCTGCAAGGAAACATCCGTCTGGTGCAGAGCCGCAACGTGATCCAGTACCCGCAACTGCGCACCCGGCTCGATCGCCCGGTGACTCTGGAATTTCGCGACGCCAACCTCAAGACCATTTTCGAAGTGCTGTCGCAGGTCGCCGGCCTGAATTTCATCTTCGACAAGGACCTGCGCCCGGACATGAAAGCCACGATCTTCGTGCGAGACGTACGCATCGAAGACGCCGTGCAACTGCTGCTGCAACAGAACCAGCTGCACCAGAAAGTGGTGAACGAAAACACCTTGCTGATCTTTCCGGACTCGCCGCAGAAGTTGAAGGACTATCAGGAGCTGGTGATGCGCACCTTCTACCTGACCAGCATCGACGCCAACACCGCGCTGAACATGATCAAGACCATGCTCAAGACCCGCGACGTGTTCGTCGACGAACGCCTGAACACCCTGACCATGCGCGACACCGAAGACGCCGTGCGCATGGCCGAGAAACTCCTGCAATCGCAAGACCAGTCCAACCCCGAAGTAGTGCTGGAAGTGGAAGTGATGGAAGTCGCCACCCAGCGCATTCTCGACCTCGGTCTGCAATGGCCAAACACCTTCGGTGTGGTCAACAGCGACGGTTCGGCGGTGAGCATCCTCGATCAACTGAAAGGCATCAACTCCAGCCGGATTTCGATCTCGCCGTCGCCGCAAGCCAAGATCAATGCGCAGGACAACGACATCAACACCCTGGCCAGCCCGGTGATCCGCGTCAGCAACCGCGAACAGGCGCGCATCCACATCGGCCAGCGGGTGCCGATCATCAGCGCCACCTCAGTACCGTCGACTCAAGGCCCGGTGATCACCGAAAGCGTCACTTATCTCGACGTCGGTCTGAAGCTCGAAGTGCAACCGACCGTGCACCTGAACAACGAAGTGGCGATCAAGATCGCCCTGGAAGTGAGTAACGCCACGCCGCTGGAACCGACCCGCCAGGGGACGATCCCGGTGCAGGTCGACACCCGCAACGCCCAGACTTCGCTGCGTCTGCATGACGGCGAAACCCAGATCCTCGCCGGCCTGATGCGCAACGACCACGGCGCCACCGGCAACAAGATTCCGGGCCTCGGCGACATTCCAGGACTGGGCCGTTTGTTCGGCAGCAACAAGGACACCATCGGCAAATCGGAACTGGTGCTGTCGATCACCCCACGGATCGTGCGCAACCTGCCGTACCAGAGCCCGTCGGACATGGAATTCCCCACCGGCACCGAAACCAGCATGCACATCCAGGCGCCGGACCGTTCGCAGAGCTACTCGATGCCAGCGCCTGCCGCGCAGCCTCGTGCAGTCGGTGAAGCGGCCGTGGCCACCACCCGTGTAACCGTCGAGAAGCCTTGA
- a CDS encoding type II secretion system protein, which translates to MNASQRGFTLIEVVVTLALIGLLAGMAAPLTETLVRRGKEQELRTALYQIRDGIDAYKRAFDAGYIEKSLNSSGYPPNLKVLVEGVRDVRSAKGAKFYFLRRIPRDPLVPAKRDDNGGWGLRAYDSSAQNPRDGEDVFDVYSHARGKGLNGIAYREW; encoded by the coding sequence ATGAACGCCTCCCAACGCGGTTTTACCTTGATCGAAGTCGTGGTGACGCTGGCCCTGATCGGCCTGCTGGCCGGCATGGCCGCGCCGCTGACGGAGACCCTGGTACGGCGTGGCAAGGAGCAGGAACTGCGCACCGCGCTGTATCAGATTCGCGATGGCATCGACGCCTACAAGCGGGCCTTCGATGCCGGCTACATCGAGAAGTCGCTGAACAGCAGCGGTTACCCGCCGAACCTGAAAGTGCTGGTCGAAGGCGTGCGCGACGTGCGCAGCGCCAAGGGTGCGAAGTTCTACTTTCTGCGCCGGATACCGCGGGATCCGCTGGTGCCGGCCAAGCGTGACGACAACGGCGGTTGGGGCCTGCGGGCCTACGACAGTTCGGCCCAGAACCCCCGCGATGGCGAGGACGTGTTCGACGTCTACTCCCACGCCCGGGGTAAAGGCCTCAACGGCATCGCGTACCGTGAGTGGTGA
- a CDS encoding type II secretion system protein, with translation MRRQKGFTLLELMVVMAIIATLMTIALPRYFNSLEASKETTLHQSLSAMREALDHYYGDTGRYPDSIEQLVETRYLRNAPLDPITERNDQWVLIAPPDGVAGGVADIKSGATGRARDGSQYSEW, from the coding sequence ATGCGCCGGCAAAAGGGTTTTACCTTGCTCGAGCTGATGGTGGTGATGGCGATCATCGCGACCCTGATGACCATCGCCTTGCCGCGCTACTTCAACAGCCTCGAGGCCTCGAAAGAGACCACGTTGCACCAGAGCCTGTCGGCCATGCGCGAGGCGCTGGATCACTACTACGGCGACACCGGGCGCTATCCCGACTCCATCGAGCAACTGGTGGAAACCCGCTACTTGCGCAATGCGCCGCTGGACCCGATCACCGAACGCAATGACCAATGGGTGCTGATCGCGCCGCCGGACGGCGTGGCGGGCGGCGTCGCCGACATCAAGAGCGGAGCTACCGGGAGGGCGCGTGATGGCAGCCAGTATTCCGAGTGGTAA
- a CDS encoding type II secretion system protein encodes MAASIPSGKRVEQGGFTYLGVLFLIVIMGMGLASAGELWSTVSRRDREKQLLWVGTQYAQALRSYCRSSPGLAQYPKDLADLLQDERFPEPRHHLRQLYPDPIGGGEWALQRGFDGRITGINSPSTELPLKQADFPSQWSDFEGMQRYSDWQFVAEKAFLDGTNGPAKGQSALPQALQP; translated from the coding sequence ATGGCAGCCAGTATTCCGAGTGGTAAGCGCGTGGAGCAGGGTGGGTTCACCTACCTGGGCGTGCTGTTTCTGATCGTGATCATGGGCATGGGCCTGGCCAGCGCCGGCGAGTTGTGGTCGACCGTGTCGCGCCGCGATCGCGAGAAGCAACTGCTGTGGGTCGGCACCCAGTACGCCCAGGCGCTGCGCAGCTACTGCCGCAGTTCGCCGGGGCTGGCGCAGTACCCGAAAGACCTGGCTGACCTGCTGCAGGACGAACGTTTTCCGGAGCCCCGACATCACCTGCGCCAGCTCTATCCCGATCCGATCGGCGGCGGGGAATGGGCGTTGCAACGGGGCTTCGACGGACGCATCACCGGGATCAACAGTCCGTCCACCGAGTTGCCGTTGAAGCAGGCGGACTTCCCGTCGCAGTGGTCGGATTTCGAAGGCATGCAGCGTTATTCGGACTGGCAGTTCGTGGCCGAGAAAGCCTTTCTCGATGGCACAAACGGCCCTGCCAAAGGCCAGTCGGCCCTGCCGCAGGCATTGCAGCCATGA
- the csgE gene encoding curli production assembly/transport protein CsgE has translation MSRTWWCALILAAVASSASAGEEDEMMGFIVDDTISHIGHDFYYSFSERLRDTSRMDFNLVVRERPDARWGSLVTVEYQQRLVYRRFLPPNTVELKDEAYEAADSVRLEVVRRKLEALLQDTTDLEKDEL, from the coding sequence ATGAGCCGGACATGGTGGTGCGCGTTGATCCTCGCGGCCGTGGCGTCTTCCGCCAGCGCCGGCGAAGAAGACGAAATGATGGGCTTCATCGTCGACGACACGATCTCGCACATCGGCCACGACTTTTACTACTCGTTCAGCGAACGCCTGCGCGACACCAGCCGCATGGATTTCAACCTGGTGGTGCGCGAGCGCCCCGACGCACGCTGGGGGAGCCTTGTGACCGTCGAGTATCAACAACGCCTGGTGTATCGGCGCTTCCTGCCGCCGAACACCGTGGAACTGAAGGACGAGGCCTACGAGGCCGCCGACTCGGTTCGACTGGAAGTGGTCCGGCGCAAGCTGGAAGCCTTGTTGCAGGACACCACCGACCTTGAGAAGGACGAACTATGA
- a CDS encoding CsgG/HfaB family protein, whose protein sequence is MKKIIALGLMLAALQGCSLREPMPAEQDTDTPTLTPRASTYYDLLKMPRPKGRLMAVVYGFRDQTGQYKPTPASSFSTSVTQGAASMLMDAMQASGWFVVLEREGLQNLLTERKIIRASQKKPNTPVNIQGELPPLQAANMMLEGGIIAYDTNVRSGGEGARYLGIDLSREYRVDQVTVNLRAVDVRSGQVLANVMTSKTIYSVARSAGIFKFIEFKKLLEAEVGYTTNEPAQLCVLSAIEAAVGHMVAQGIERHLWQVAGDASTPGQDDVLNRYLTQNKVDPEAE, encoded by the coding sequence ATGAAAAAAATAATAGCACTAGGGCTGATGTTGGCAGCATTACAAGGGTGCAGTCTGCGCGAGCCGATGCCGGCCGAGCAGGACACCGATACCCCGACCCTGACCCCCAGGGCCTCGACCTATTACGACTTGCTGAAAATGCCGCGACCCAAGGGCCGGCTGATGGCGGTGGTGTACGGCTTCCGTGACCAGACCGGGCAGTACAAACCTACGCCGGCCAGTTCGTTTTCCACCAGCGTCACCCAGGGCGCAGCGTCGATGTTGATGGACGCGATGCAGGCCAGCGGCTGGTTTGTGGTGCTTGAGCGGGAAGGGCTGCAGAACCTGCTGACTGAACGCAAGATCATTCGCGCGTCGCAGAAGAAACCGAATACGCCGGTGAACATTCAGGGCGAGCTGCCACCGTTGCAGGCGGCGAACATGATGCTCGAGGGCGGGATCATCGCTTACGACACCAACGTGCGCAGCGGTGGGGAAGGGGCGCGGTATCTGGGGATCGATCTGTCCCGTGAGTACCGGGTGGATCAGGTGACTGTGAATTTGCGCGCGGTGGATGTGCGTAGCGGGCAGGTGTTGGCGAACGTGATGACCAGCAAGACGATTTATTCGGTGGCGCGCAGTGCGGGGATTTTCAAGTTTATCGAGTTCAAGAAGTTGCTTGAGGCTGAGGTCGGGTATACGACGAATGAGCCGGCGCAGTTGTGTGTGTTGTCGGCGATTGAGGCGGCGGTGGGGCATATGGTGGCGCAGGGGATTGAGCGGCATCTTTGGCAGGTGGCGGGGGATGCTTCTACCCCGGGTCAGGATGATGTTTTGAATCGGTACCTGACTCAGAACAAGGTGGATCCGGAGGCTGAGTGA